A genome region from Musa acuminata AAA Group cultivar baxijiao chromosome BXJ3-5, Cavendish_Baxijiao_AAA, whole genome shotgun sequence includes the following:
- the LOC135638246 gene encoding transcription factor HEC3-like — MDNTSNNSSSSWDLEMSMGNQFLSDHIPSELFQPTDPFLAHVHSPTFPGTHMSAQREVEGEEAEEEALGAMKEMMYRMAAMQPVDVDPSTIKKPRRRNVRISDDPQSVAARHRRERISERIRILQRLVPGGTKMDTASMLDEAIRYVKFLKRQVQELQPTPAQPQAAAPAAAAASSSSSSSSAMAAPPALGFGLEPMH; from the coding sequence ATGGATAACACCAGCAACAACAGTAGTAGCTCTTGGGATCTTGAGATGAGCATGGGGAATCAGTTTCTTTCGGATCACATCCCCTCCGAGTTGTTTCAGCCCACAGACCCATTCCTTGCTCATGTCCATTCGCCGACCTTCCCAGGCACCCACATGAGCGCACAGAGAGAGGTGGAAGGAGAAGAGGCGGAGGAAGAAGCTTTAGGGGCCATGAAGGAGATGATGTACAGGATGGCGGCCATGCAGCCGGTGGACGTCGACCCCTCCACCATCAAGAAGCCTCGGCGGCGCAACGTGCGGATCAGCGACGACCCGCAGAGCGTAGCGGCGCGGCACCGGCGGGAGCGCATCAGCGAGCGGATCCGCATCCTGCAGCGCCTCGTCCCCGGCGGCACCAAGATGGACACCGCCTCCATGCTCGACGAGGCCATCCGCTACGTCAAGTTCCTCAAGAGACAGGTGCAGGAGCTGCAGCCCACCCCAGCCCAGCCACAAGCTGCAgcacccgccgccgccgccgcctcctcctcctcctcttcctcctccgccaTGGCAGCTCCTCCCGCATTAGGGTTTGGCCTCGAGCCAATGCACTGA
- the LOC135637705 gene encoding probable pectinesterase/pectinesterase inhibitor 51, which translates to MASSSALHLLVAVVLLLSTPSSAAHSRHPHAHHHKHKANATSPSTPIHQACRAALSPDVCESVLSQLSISLPPDPSGSDVALAALSAASRGHQTARSNAQSILDAAGSDRNRSTAARNCLELLSLSDHRISAAIKALPAGALADSRTFSGAAELYQYACRAGLTKVNDTQIVVDAMAFLERLTNLTTSATAMVAALQRYGPDTSRWGPPQTERDGYWPDAAAAGSGSGGGKARKSFPRPGAPADATVCKGSECRYRSVQAAVDAAPENSTRPFVIHIKEGVYEETVRVPFEKTNLVFFGDGMGKTVITGSLSADMVGVSTYNTATVGVTGDGFMARDLTMANTAGPDAHQAVAYRSDSDLSVLEHVEFLGHQDTLYASSLRQFYQSCRVSGTVDFIFGNAAAVFRDCSILVVPRQLDPEHGETNTVTAHGRSDPAQSTGFVFDRCVVNGSDEYLALYKSNPAVHLTYLGRPWKEYSRTVFIDCSMGEIVRPEGWTPWSGDFALPTLYFGESGSSGPGGKATARVPWSSKIPAEHLGAYSLESFIQGDQWIPDDSEHKN; encoded by the exons ATGGCTTCCTCCTCTGCCCTCCATCTCCTGGTCGCTGTCGTCCTCCTGCTCTCCACCCCCTCCTCCGCCGCCCATAGCCGCCACCCTCACGCCCATCACCACAAGCACAAGGCCAACGCCACATCCCCTTCTACGCCCATCCACCAGGCTTGCCGTGCCGCCCTCTCCCCGGACGTCTGCGAGTCCGTCCTCTCCCAGCTATCTATCTCCCTCCCTCCCGATCCCTCCGGCTCTGACGTCGCCCTCGCCGCTCTTTCCGCCGCCTCCCGTGGCCACCAGACCGCCCGGAGCAACGCCCAGTCCATCCTCGACGCCGCCGGATCCGACCGCAAccgctccaccgccgcccgcaaTTGCCTCGAGCTACTCTCCCTCTCCGACCACCGCATTTCCGCAGCTATCAAGGCCCTCCCCGCCGGCGCCCTCGCCGACTCCCGTACCTTCTCTGGCGCCGCCGAGCTCTACCAGTACGCCTGCCGGGCCGGCCTTACGAAGGTCAACGACACCCAGATAGTGGTCGACGCCATGGCCTTCCTGGAGAGGCTCACCAACCTCACTACCAGCGCAACCGCCATGGTAGCCGCGCTGCAGCGCTACGGCCCCGACACCTCGCGCTGGGGCCCGCCGCAGACGGAGCGGGACGGGTACTGGCCGGACGCGGCCGCGGCCGGGTCTGGGTCCGGAGGAGGAAAAGCCCGGAAGAGTTTCCCGCGGCCGGGAGCGCCGGCGGACGCGACGGTGTGCAAGGGCAGCGAGTGCCGGTACCGGTCGGTTCAAGCGGCGGTGGACGCGGCGCCGGAGAACTCGACGAGGCCGTTCGTCATCCACATAAAGGAAGGGGTCTACGAGGAGACGGTTCGAGTGCCGTTCGAGAAGACCAACTTGGTATTTTTTGGGGACGGCATGGGCAAAACGGTCATTACGGGCTCCCTCAGTGCCGACATGGTCGGCGTCTCCACGTACAACACGGCCACCGTCG GTGTGACGGGCGATGGATTCATGGCGAGGGACCTGACGATGGCCAACACGGCCGGGCCGGACGCCCACCAGGCCGTGGCCTACCGGTCCGACAGCGACCTCTCGGTGCTGGAGCACGTCGAGTTCTTGGGCCACCAGGACACCTTATACGCCTCCTCCCTCCGCCAGTTCTACCAGTCCTGCCGCGTCTCCGGCACCGTCGATTTCATCTTCGGCAACGCCGCCGCCGTCTTCCGCGACTGCAGCATCCTCGTGGTCCCCCGCCAGCTCGACCCCGAGCACGGGGAGACCAACACGGTCACCGCGCACGGCCGCTCCGACCCCGCCCAGTCCACCGGCTTCGTGTTCGACCGCTGCGTCGTCAACGGGAGCGACGAGTACCTCGCACTCTACAAGTCGAACCCGGCGGTCCACCTGACGTACCTGGGGAGGCCATGGAAGGAGTACTCGAGAACGGTGTTCATCGACTGCTCCATGGGGGAGATCGTGAGGCCGGAGGGGTGGACGCCGTGGAGCGGGGACTTCGCGCTGCCGACGCTGTACTTTGGGGAGTCTGGGAGCTCGGGGCCCGGCGGTAAGGCGACGGCGAGGGTGCCGTGGAGCAGCAAGATACCGGCAGAGCACTTGGGGGCGTACTCTTTGGAAAGCTTCATACAGGGAGATCAGTGGATACCCGATGACTCAGAGCACAAAAACTGA
- the LOC135639150 gene encoding dirigent protein 2-like — MPSTPFFSPYPFLMASRPSNPSPSLLFLFLFMISSGIAAQKTTHLHFYFHETVRGPDATSIVVASLHKNSSTFGDIHVFDNALRESADPSSKLIGRAQGLATSSSLTDLSALTAINLVFTAGELNGSTLSLFGRVEGVTGPDDRSIVGGSGLFRLARGFALSRTVNISSTGYIVEFDVYVKHYY; from the coding sequence ATGCCTTCCACCCCATTCTTCTCACCCTACCCCTTCCTCATGGCTTCTCGTCCATCTAATCCTTCCCCTTCTCTCctattcctcttcctcttcatgaTCAGCAGCGGAATTGCAGCTCAGAAGACGACCCACCTCCACTTCTACTTCCACGAGACCGTACGTGGCCCCGACGCGACATCCATCGTCGTGGCGAGCCTCCACAAGAACTCCTCCACCTTCGGCGACATACACGTGTTCGACAACGCCCTCCGAGAGAGCGCCGACCCGAGCTCGAAGCTCATCGGGCGAGCGCAGGGCCTCGCCACCAGCTCATCCCTCACGGACCTGTCGGCGCTGACGGCCATCAACTTGGTGTTCACGGCGGGGGAACTCAACGGGAGCACGCTGTCGCTGTTCGGGAGGGTGGAGGGCGTCACAGGCCCGGATGACCGGAGCATCGTCGGCGGCAGCGGGCTGTTCCGCCTTGCACGGGGCTTCGCGCTCAGCAGAACCGTCAATATTTCGTCCACGGGATACATCGTCGAGTTCGACGTTTATGTCAAGCATTATTACTAG
- the LOC103983633 gene encoding dirigent protein 2-like, whose amino-acid sequence MASATTNSCLFFFLLVLVSAVAASADDKFTHLHFYFHETDSGPNATLVTAVEPPKNSTTSFGSIVVYDNVLREGADPASALIGRAQGIGAISALDGGSGLAAMNLVFTTGEYNGSTLALLGRFVAGAVSERGIVGGSGRFRLARGFSLSKVVSSTATTAVAEFDVYVTHYY is encoded by the coding sequence ATGGCCTCAGCTACGACCAACTcctgcctcttcttcttccttctcgtcCTCGTCTCGGCAGTGGCTGCCTCCGCCGATGACAAGTTCACCCACCTGCACTTCTACTTCCACGAGACGGACAGCGGGCCCAACGCAACGCTGGTGACGGCGGTGGAGCCTCCGAAGAACTCGACCACCTCATTCGGCAGCATCGTGGTGTACGACAACGTCCTCAGGGAGGGGGCCGACCCCGCCTCGGCGCTCATCGGCAGGGCCCAGGGGATCGGGGCCATCTCGGCGCTCGACGGCGGGAGCGGGCTGGCGGCGATGAACCTGGTGTTCACGACGGGGGAGTACAACGGGAGCACGCTGGCGTTGCTGGGGCGGTTCGTGGCCGGGGCCGTGTCAGAGCGCGGCATCGTCGGCGGAAGCGGGCGCTTCCGCCTCGCTCGGGGCTTCTCGTTGAGCAAGGTCGTCAGCTCCACCGCCACAACGGCGGTTGCCGAGTTTGACGTTTACGTCACGCATTATTATTGA
- the LOC135637846 gene encoding amino acid permease 8-like, giving the protein MAALLKACQIHSLVLFKIARGDGRRVLLPLPAIFDGGEQRFCVLRARREEMDMADDDGRIRTGTVWTATTHAITAVIGSGVLALPWSVAQMGWIMGPIALAACAYVTYYTAILLTDCYRTPDPVKGRRNYTYMDVVRSCLGPRDVFICGVTQYVMLWGTMIGYTITAATSMMAVVRSNCYHYKGHNASCSSSGTLYMIIFGILEIVLSQFPNLEKITLISVVAAVMSFAYSFIGLFLCIMKFASHHSIGGTILGVKVGVDSVSASTKAWHSLQALGNISFAYTYAMLLIEIQDTLKSPPPENQTMKRATFYGIGITTVFYVSLGCIGYAAFGNDAPGNVLTGFQEPFWLVDIANIAVLIHLIGAYQVYGQPIYAKYEGWLAKKWPESVFFHHVYTLQLPLLKGQALQFTPCRLVFRTVFVVVTTVISLMLPFFNAILGLLGAVAFWPLTVYYPVTVYMAQAKIKRGEWTWVILQCLSMAALVVSLLAAIGSVADIAQRFKHVTIFKIEL; this is encoded by the exons ATGGCCGCATTGTTGAAAGCATGTCAGATACACTCTCTGGTGCTCTTTAAAATAGCTCGAGGTGATGGACGAAGAGTGCTGCTTCCGCTTCCAGCCATCTTTGACGGAGGAGAGCAGAGGTTTTGTGTTCTTCGTGCAAGAAGGGAGGAGATGGACATGGCGGATGACGACGGTCGCATTAGAACTG GGACGGTGTGGACTGCCACAACACATGCTATTACCGCAGTCATCGGATCTGGAGTGCTTGCATTACCTTGGAGTGTTGCTCAGATGGGATGGATCATGGGCCCTATTGCTCTCGCTGCATGTGCCTATGTAACTTACTACACTGCCATTCTACTCACTGATTGCTACAGGACCCCTGATCCAGTGAAGGGCAGGAGGAACTACACATACATGGATGTCGTTCGATCATGTCTCG GACCCAGAGATGTATTCATTTGCGGCGTTACACAATACGTGATGCTATGGGGAACTATGATCGGGTACACTATCACAGCTGCAACAAGCATGAT GGCAGTTGTGCGCTCAAACTGCTACCATTACAAGGGCCATAATGCAAGTTGTAGTTCATCAGGAACCTTGTACATGATCATATTCGGCATACTCGAAATAGTGTTGTCACAGTTCCCAAACTTGGAGAAGATAACACTGATATCGGTTGTGGCTGCAGTAATGTCGTTTGCCTACTCGTTCATCGGGTTGTTCTTGTGCATCATGAAGTTTGCTTCACACCATTCAATCGGAGGGACAATTCTCGGAGTTAAGGTCGGGGTTGATAGTGTTTCTGCATCGACCAAAGCCTGGCACTCTTTGCAGGCTCTTGGAAATATATCATTTGCATACACTTATGCCATGCTTTTGATAGAAATCCAG GATACACTTAAATCACCTCCACCGGAGAACCAGACAATGAAGAGAGCTACCTTTTATGGAATTGGCATAACAACAGTCTTCTATGTTTCACTTGGTTGCATTGGATATGCTGCTTTCGGAAACGATGCTCCCGGGAACGTCCTCACTGGATTCCAAGAACCCTTTTGGCTTGTCGACATAGCTAACATTGCAGTCCTCATTCATTTAATTGGAGCTTACCAG GTGTATGGGCAACCAATCTATGCCAAGTATGAGGGCTGGCTTGCTAAGAAGTGGCCAGAATCAGTTTTCTTCCACCATGTATACACATTGCAGCTTCCTTTACTCAAAGGCCAAGCTCTCCAGTTTACGCCGTGCAGGCTCGTTTTCCGCACAGTCTTTGTCGTCGTAACAACAGTGATATCTCTCATGCTACCATTCTTCAATGCAATTCTGGGACTGCTAGGAGCAGTTGCATTCTGGCCACTGACGGTGTACTACCCAGTGACAGTGTACATGGCACAGGCCAAGATCAAAAGAGGAGAGTGGACATGGGTGATCCTCCAGTGCTTAAGCATGGCAGCACTGGTGGTTTCTCTGTTGGCCGCTATCGGCTCGGTCGCCGACATTGCACAACGTTTCAAGCACGTGACCATCTTCAAGATCGAGCTTTAG
- the LOC135637845 gene encoding serine/threonine-protein kinase-like protein CCR4: MSPSNATEPFFFLLRLVLLCLPAAASPFSTVAISQSSNVTIVCALVPSPVAYRYELNCTSACTREQRWYPAGRTPYAAVAAGNGFLCGLTLPAHRSNATMRWWALPAHGYEDYEKQIYRGPPLAALASGDTHVCALIGNAHRPHCWRWGDLVIPEGVNLSEIAVGRDFVCGRLGCGAIRCFGNDTAVVGREPNGSFSMVAAGTRHACGASSDGRQLTCWGEEAPQVDSNLTLDIVSMALGESKTCVLQSNGTVLCWGEGSRPPDSLAGEQFVAIQGRGDAICGILAINFSVVCWGNELFRRNHTIYRSVLPGTCSPISSCGCGVLPGSGTMCPSDEGICQSCKFQLSSNSSNSSPSSQQASSGSKRRTLLLVLGTVGLGLGLLALSSFLVYLALKSQRSGPVHRTVWWRRWRRHPAAPPSLAELPLDSRLGGGTVEEFSLQSLYEITDNFAEAHKIGSGSFGAVYRATLPGGREVAIKRADVHAAAAPSASRRHEQLRRWSEEQRERAFHSELALLSRINHRNLVLLLGFCRERGERVLVYEYMANGTLHDHLHRRPIVPSSPLSSWAARLRLALDAARGIEYLHAYAVPAIIHRDIKSTNILLDGVWTAKVADFGVSLTSPDNEGSVAAGTVGYMDPEYYRLRRLTEKSDVYSFGVVLLELVTGFKAIHRAQEVEGGEGSTTPRNVVEMAVPYIEADDVAVVMDRRMPPASAEELEAVAYVAYVAAECVRAEGQDRPTMGEVVGALERAVAACADRVESRSEPGGGRRALSRAPSFM, translated from the coding sequence ATGTCTCCTTCAAATGCCACCGaacccttcttcttcctcctgcgTCTAGTCCTTCTGTGCCTCCCGGCCGCCGCTTCACCTTTCTCCACCGTCGCCATCTCGCAGTCGTCCAATGTCACCATCGTCTGCGCGCTCGTGCCGTCGCCCGTGGCCTACCGGTACGAACTGAATTGCACCAGCGCCTGCACCCGGGAGCAGCGGTGGTACCCGGCCGGCCGCACGCCTTACGCCGCGGTCGCCGCGGGCAATGGCTTCCTCTGCGGCCTCACCCTGCCAGCCCACCGCTCCAACGCTACCATGCGGTGGTGGGCGCTCCCCGCCCATGGATACGAGGACTACGAGAAGCAGATCTACCGGGGGCCCCCGCTCGCGGCGCTCGCCTCCGGCGACACGCACGTCTGCGCCCTGATCGGCAACGCGCACCGGCCGCATTGCTGGCGGTGGGGCGATTTGGTCATCCCCGAAGGGGTGAACCTCTCCGAGATCGCCGTCGGGCGGGACTTCGTCTGCGGGCGACTCGGCTGCGGGGCGATCCGCTGCTTCGGGAACGACACGGCAGTCGTCGGGAGGGAGCCGAACGGGAGCTTCAGCATGGTCGCCGCAGGGACCCGACACGCCTGCGGCGCCTCCTCCGACGGCCGCCAGCTGACCTGCTGGGGCGAGGAGGCGCCGCAAGTGGATTCGAATCTCACCCTCGACATCGTCTCCATGGCTTTGGGGGAGAGCAAGACCTGCGTCCTGCAGTCAAACGGAACAGTCCTGTGCTGGGGGGAGGGCTCCCGGCCGCCGGACTCCCTCGCCGGCGAGCAATTCGTCGCAATCCAGGGCAGGGGCGACGCCATCTGCGGCATTTTGGCGATCAACTTCTCGGTGGTTTGCTGGGGGAACGAGCTGTTCCGGCGGAACCACACCATCTACCGCAGCGTCCTGCCCGGGACCTGCTCGCCTATCTCGAGCTGTGGCTGCGGGGTGCTGCCGGGCTCCGGCACCATGTGCCCCTCCGACGAGGGCATCTGCCAGTCCTGCAAGTTCCAACTCAGCTCCAACTCCTCCAATAGCTCGCCATCATCGCAACAAGCAAGCAGTGGTAGCAAAAGGAGAACACTGTTGTTGGTGCTAGGCACGGTGGGACTCGGCTTGGGCTTGTTGGCCTTATCGAGCTTCCTTGTCTATCTCGCTCTCAAGAGCCAGAGAAGTGGTCCGGTTCACCGCACGGTGTGGTGGAGACGATGGAGGCGGCATCCGGCGGCACCGCCTTCCCTGGCGGAGCTGCCTCTCGACAGCCGGCTCGGAGGCGGGACCGTCGAAGAGTTCTCGCTACAGTCTCTGTACGAGATCACCGACAACTTTGCCGAGGCGCACAAGATCGGATCCGGTAGCTTCGGCGCGGTCTACCGCGCGACGCTGCCGGGCGGGCGCGAGGTAGCGATCAAGCGCGCCGACGTCCATGCGGCCGCGGCGCCGTCCGCGTCGCGGCGGCACGAGCAACTGCGGCGGTGGAGCGAGGAGCAGCGGGAGCGTGCCTTCCACTCCGAGCTGGCTCTGCTGTCGCGCATCAACCACAGGAACCTGGTCCTGCTGCTGGGCTTCTGCCGGGAGCGCGGGGAGCGCGtgctggtgtacgagtacatggccAACGGCACCTTGCACGACCACCTCCACCGGCGGCCGATAGTCCCGTCGTCGCCGCTGAGCTCGTGGGCCGCGCGGCTGCGGCTGGCGCTGGACGCCGCGCGAGGGATCGAATACCTGCACGCCTACGCCGTGCCGGCCATCATCCACCGCGACATCAAGTCCACCAACATCCTGCTCGACGGGGTGTGGACGGCCAAGGTGGCGGACTTCGGGGTGTCGCTGACGAGCCCCGACAACGAGGGGAGCGTCGCCGCCGGCACGGTGGGCTACATGGACCCCGAGTACTACCGGCTGCGGCGGCTGACGGAGAAGAGCGATGTCTACAGCTTCGGGGTGGTGTTGCTCGAGTTGGTGACGGGGTTCAAGGCCATCCACCGGGCCCAGGAGGTGGAAGGTGGGGAAGGCAGCACGACGCCGCGGAACGTGGTGGAGATGGCGGTGCCGTACATCGAGGCGGACGACGTGGCGGTGGTGATGGACAGGAGAATGCCGCCGGCGTCTGCGGAGGAGCTGGAGGCGGTGGCGTACGTGGCGTACGTGGCGGCGGAATGCGTGCGGGCGGAGGGGCAGGACCGGCCGACCATGGGGGAAGTGGTCGGGGCCCTGGAACGGGCCGTCGCGGCCTGCGCCGACCGGGTCGAGTCCCGGTCCGAGCCGGGCGGCGGACGCAGGGCGTTGTCACGTGCGCCGAGCTTTATGTAA